GCCAAAATAGCCTGCTCTCTGCGaagcaaagaaagaaaacatttttttcttaggTCCGACGTTGGATCATACGCTCCGAATGATAAAGGAATAGTGGATACGTTGTCATGGCGCACGTTTCTTTAGGTTTCCCATTAGCGCCGAAACTGCCTCTGTGCTTTCTGGTCTTCCTTGTCTCCTGTGTTGACGCTAGGGTACGAAGAAGTCAAGCGACGACAGAGTCTTTAGAAACTTATGGAAAATACTATAATTATGAGGAACTAAGTCATCTTCTTCATTCTTTATCTCAAACATATCCTTTAATAACCAATTTGTCCAGCATAGGTCAGAGTGTGCAGGGCAGAGAGCTTTGGGTGATGCGTATAACCAAAGACCCTAACATGGACACACCGGGGCTGCCCAAATTCAAGTACGTGGGAAACATGCACGGCGACGAGACTGTGTCCAGACAGGTGTTGGTGTATTTGATCGAATACCTTTTGGCTAACTATGGCGAAGAGCAGCGTGTGTCTGAGCTGGTGAATACAACCGACATTTACATCATGCCCAGCATGAACCCTGATGGGTTTGAGAAGTCTAAAGAAGGAGACTGTGCAGGAAACAACGGGGGACGAAATAATGCCAAAGACTTCGATCTTAATAGGAGTTTTCCTGATCAGTACGCCGAGGCAAACTTTAAACTAGAAGACATCCCTGAAGTTATAGCTATGATGAGATGGATCCAGGAGAAAAAGTAAGTTGTTTATCAAAGTAATGCATGTAATGTTTGAGTAGTCTCGGGTGGGgggcatttttattataaaaaatatagattACAAATTGTACAATTCCTGAGAATTCTTCTATATTAAAACATACTTCCTTGTGGCATTCATTACATGACAAGCGAGCAGCAAGCTGCTGTTTGACTAAATGCAGCACTCCACAGTTATTAGTAAACAATGTCTAACTTTatatcagtggtccccaaccaccgggccgcggaccggtaccggtccgtggatcaattggtaccgggccgcgggccgtccaagaaataattaattatttctgttgtatttattatctgagcctgaacaatcgtttattttgaaaaatcttttattttgaaaaatgaccggattctctcggttacatttccgtcacttgagcgccgacaacttaaccacttggcgttccgacggcccgcccgcgttacacgttacaaatttacagcaatgtacgtgtatttctgcgtcacccacacaaacaatctacacatcaaatgaaagctacggcattcatctttctgaatatgtaaaccatttacacctcgaatcaccacagtgctgacaggaaagccgtttttacagagaagtcagaaatgtgaatctggacttcacttaccattgagcgctctggttctgtcaaacatcaacatattcacacaaagttggtctcattcgttccgtaaaggtccagagaatataatccagtcaagaaattatgtccacaaaggaagttagagcctccatgtccaatctgctgcaggaaagtgaaatctgttccgtcacttctccgcgtaaaaacacgagactggatataaagatccgcgcgtaaaattatgcgcgcgtattgcgtaattttacgcagcagttttgcgttttaaacatgacgaaacggacaaaacaaaggaagtacgcgaccgaggacactgtggatgtttgtacaagttaaactagaggcatctcggacccggagcggttcgtggaaccgagtgaagatctcatggtggactgaggagtagagggaccttatgttttgatggactggatgctgttcctgatcggtaagcgtggtttattctgctattaacttaattgtgggtcaaatctgtatcatgtgtaatcattagcattagcccccccCCGGTCcgcggtaaaattttcaagcgttggccggtccgcggtgataaaaaggttggggaccactgctttaTATGACTGATCAATTAAACATATATCTTAAAACAGAACTGGTAAGATCACTAATGGTGCCTCACAACACACATTTTAGTTTTCATGGCAACACACATGATGTTGAAAATGAGACTACCCACTTCAAAATTCTTACATCACCCCTTATCAGATGTAAAATTGAGGAAGACGATTTGCTAGTCTTCATTGCATTAACAACTTCAACAATATTCATAATGGGCATTAATGAAATGTATAGGTATAGGCTCGGTCTATTGAATATCCTTTGATCTACTATTTCCAGACTTAACTATACTCTTGCTGTCTTCAGGTTTGTTCTGTCTGCAAACCTCCATGGAGGGACAGTAGTTGCCAGTTACCCATTTGATGACTCAGCCTCCCATGAGACAAGGGGCCACTACAGTCGAGCAGCAGATGATGCTCTGTTTCGCTACTTGGCCTTGGTCTATTCCTCAAATCACCCTGTAATGAAAACCGGTCATCCTAACTGTATTGACATAAAATATGAAACTTTTAAGGATGGCATCACCAATGGGGCGGAATGGTATGATGTGCCAGGTAAGATGGCATTAGTGAACTATACAAAGTAAACTTGTACAGAAAGTGGCTGCAACAGTTCACACTCCACCCTATCATTTAACTAAACTAAAGTATGATCTTTTCTAGGTTACTACTAAAGCATGTGATCATATGATACTGAAACCGTAGGCAAGAAACCAGAGTTGCTTTTTGTTGGTTGCTGGGTCAGTTGGTTGCTGTTATGCTGTGTTATGTTCTGTTAAATTTTTTGTTCTGTTGCTCGTCAGGTAGATCGGTCACTCTTTGTTGTTTTGACATCCCAGAGCATGGCAGAGTCTATATGGTCTTTGTGTATACAGTACATTGAATAAAATActatatttatttagataatcaAGGACCAGTGACTTCAGCGGTTGTTTGGTCAGGCGTTTCCTCAGGGCGTGTCTCAAATTCCGGCATAGACAGGATATGTTAAGTCGATTGTTCAAAGTAGATGTGTTTTGCTACTGTGTGACACGATCAGGGAAATGTGTGGTGTGATCAGGGATAAATTCCCTCGCAGTAATTATGGCAATGTAGTTTACATTATTTGTCAGCTCCTTCAAACTGAAGGAGAGGGGCATTAAACCTCTGTAAAATCACCCATAACCCATTATCCAAATATTTAAGATGCATGGTCCCTATTGTGACATGCTGTTCAAATAATAGAGCAACTTGTCTGGATGCACTAATGTTTCACACTGTTTCTTTGCTTTAATGGCAAAGTCATTTATTTTTGGCAAAGGCTATCTATGCCTAAGCTTTAACATGTGTTTATTGAAATGCAGAGGCTCTGATTGCAGACTGTTATTTGTAAGTGTATGCCCCTGGGCCTTATTTACACTGTGACTGCATGGTTGCAAACAGTGCTTGTCTGAATGGGTGCATGTGACAATAGTGGGCTGCCATGACAACCTTTAACCTGGGAGACACAAGCTGCTAGCCAGCAGTTCCCGGGATACTGCCTGCTCTCTTTAAGTCCTATGATAAAAGCCAGGGCCTATTTCCATTAAAAAGAATTATGTTTGCGATGGAACAGTTTATTTACACTTGCAACTAAAGCCAGAGTACAAGTAGTCTGATCACGGGTACCTATTaaagtatttgtgtgtattctgAGTCACTATGACATAAACTGCCATATTTATCCAGGTGGGATGCAAGATTACAACTACCTCTATGGAAACTGTCTGGAAATCACTGTGGAATTAAGTTGTTGCAAACACCCCAAGGCTGATGAACTCCCAAATGAATGGTCAATGAACAAGGAGTCTCTGTTAGCCTACATGGAGCAGGTACAGTCTAATCTCACAATAAAGGTAAATTGTcgaaatgttttattgtctatGTAGTCATGCTTTTTTTTGCCTAGGTCCACATTGGAGTTCGTGGATTTGTCAAAGAAGCAATTGGAGGTGCAGCGATTACTAATGCGAGCATTATTGTAGATGGAATTCAACATAATCTGACAACTGGAATGTATGGAGATTATTATCGTTTACTACTCCCAGGAACATACAACATCACAGCTATGGCACCTGGGTGAGCACTGACAACTGTTGGAACTAGGTTTGAATTCTAAACACACATCAATCTGAAaagaattaaatatttaaagagaaaTACTCATTTATAATGTTAATTCTTCTTTCTACTtcctattttgtgtttttgtctctttaaTGTCTTACCCCTATGAAAGGCATTTCGTGGTCGGTAGCCTGTTTTTTCGACTAAGAATCTAAAACTGTGATGTTTCATTAAACAGGTACATTTCGATGACAGTCCAAAGTGTCCAGGTATCTGAGGGCAAGGCCACAAAGCTTAATTTCACCTTGGCGCCTATCAGTGAAACTGCTGCTTCGGCCACATTGTCCCCACCAATGACCAGTGATGCACACATATCTAGCATTACTATGAGCACAACAGAATCTACAGCAAACAAATCAGATTCCTCTCTGGATAACAAGAACACGCCTCCTGTATTACCAACTCAGCTTCAGCCAGTTCAGCCTCAAGAATTTCGGCATCACAACTTCGCAGACATGGAACTATTTTTACGGAAGTACAGCAGCGAGTTCCCTGCTATCACTCATCTTTACTCTGTAGGCCACTCAGTAGAAGACAGAGAGCTGTATGTGCTGGTCATCTCAGATAATCCCAAAGTTCATGAACATGGTGTGTTTTATATCCCACAGCAGCATgtgctttctttttttttaaccactttGATATTAATATACCTGACTTTTTCCATGGTTCTTAGGTGAACCAGAGTTTAAATATGTAGCCAACATGCATGGCAATGAGGTTGTGGGCCGAGAGTTAATGCTTAACCTCATTGAGTACTTGTGCAGAAACTATGGCACTGATCCAGAGGTCACTTCTTTGGTCAATAATACTCGCATTCATATCATGCCTTCAATGAACCCTGATGGCTACGAAGTTGCCACTGAAGGTAAAGAAAACCATCATAGCATATGATAATTTGAGTAATTGTACAAATGTTTGCTTTATTTCAACAGTGTGCATTAATATTTTACAGGTGATGTTGAAGGTTATAATGGTCGCAACAATAGCAACAACTTTGACTTGAACCGCAACTTTCCAGACCAGTTTGTCACCATCACAGAGCCCAAACAGCCAGAAACAATTGCTGTGATGAATTGGCTGAAGAGCATTCCTTTTGTGCTGTCAGCAAACCTTCACGGAGGTGCATATTTGTTCATCCTCTTACATCTTTTTACATAGTTTAACCTCTGACTCTATTATTGCACTCTGAAACAGGTTCCTTGGTAGTCAATTATCCTTACGATGACAACAAAGAAATGGTAACTCAGTATAGTCAGTGTCCAGATGATGAGGTCTTTCAGCAGTTGTCCAAAACCTACTCACAGGTAACTTGAAACTGTAGATGTTAGAACAGGTAATGGCTGCTTGTGGATTGATTTTACAATAAAGAATAACATGTGAAGATTGATGAGGGAGATGTTTTTAATACTTGACTATAGGGGGATTGTTTTTCtaaaatttgcatgttttttgcgCAGGAGAATCCTATGATGCACAATGGTCACCCTTGTGAGAACTTGTACAAAAATGAGTATTTTACAGAAGGCATCACTAATGGCGCCAACTGGTACAATGTCCCTGGTAAGCAGTCCTCTCCATTTTCATCCTAGCTTTTATCTTATGTCATGTGTGCATGTTAAGTCATGCAGCTGATAAGAACTGCAGATTGTGTACCCATGAAATATAAGAATGGATAGTTTATCTCAGGCCAAAGGTAGCTGCTCTTATAGATTCTGCACTTACACCTAACCATCTACAAAccattttagaatttttttttaaaaaatggtGTGAAATGCAttcaacactgtataataaacaGCTATGTTTCAGGTGGAATGCAAGATTGGAATTACTTAAACACCAATTGTTTTGAGGTGACCATTGAGCTGGGCTGTGTGAAGTACCCCTGGGCCAAGGACTTGCCTGGATATTGGGAGCAGAACCGACGAGCCTTACTAAATTTCATACATCAAGTAAATACCCAGACTTTGCATCAGTTTTTATAGCTGTCCAAAGCATCATGTCTGGATGTTcttatgtgtgttatatgttgTTAGGTGCATACTGGTGTGAAGGGCACAGTGTCTGACATAAGTGATGGTACAGGGATCCTTAATGCCACTATAAGCGTTCAGGGCATAGACCACAATATCACCACTGCTCTAACCGGTGACTACTGGAGACTCCTGACCCCTGGAACATACTCAATCACTGCGTCTGCTCATGGGTAAGGACATTTCAcctgaaaatcaaacacaactGTAGatcttttatttaatatttatttattttcaggtaTAAACAAGTGAAAACCTATGCTACAGTTTCCAAAGATGGAGTAGAGGTGGTGGACTTCAGATTGAAACGCCTCCTCTCTGACACTAACAGACCGGCTCACAGTGGCCTTCAGCCAACTCAAAATCCTTCTGAGAAGGAATTTCAAAGCTTGATCAAAGAGCTGTCTCTAGGACAGGGTTTGGACCAGCTGGTGAAAAACACAGCCACAGAAAGCAGTTTCCGATACCGCCATTACAAAGAGATGTCTGCGTTTATGAGAGGCCTTACTCTTAACTTCCCTAAAATTACATCTCTACGAAGGTATTCAATAACCATCTGTAATTGTACTAATTTGTATTATCCTTGttaaaatcctttttttttgttttttttatatctagTCTTGGCCAAAGTGTAGAGATCCGGACCATTTGGGCTCTTGAAATTTCCAATCGTCCAGGTGAGGCAGAACCATCTGAACCCAAAATTCGATTTGTAGCAGGAATCCATGGCAACGCCCCTGTTGGAACCGAGCTGCTTCTTGAATTTGCTGCCCTTTTATGTATCAATTATGGCAAAAATCCAACGATCACTAGAGTATGTTTCAGCTTATTATAAGACATGATTCAAcctataaatgtaaaatgatgataTAATATTTGTTTGTCTTGTCCTGTAGCTCATCAATGATACCCGGATTGTGATTGTGCCTTCAATTAATCCTGATGGACGAGAACAAGCTGTTGAAAAACAATGCACCTCTGCCCAAGGTCTGACAAATGCTCATGGCAAAGACCTGGACACTGATTTCTTtggtaaattaaaatgcatttggtaataataataataataataataaaataataatttatttgtttattcaacAGTAACTGTCATATACtactgttttgaatgtttaactgtgaattttacatttcatttcttTAGGAAATGCCTCTCAGCGTGTTGTAGAAGCCCAGCCTGAGACAAGAGCGATGATGGATCTAATTCAAGAGAAAGGATACACACTCTCTGTAGCCCTAGATGGAGGCTCACTTGTTGCTACTTATCCCTATGATAAGCCTGTCCAAACAGGTAATACTTCATTCTCAAAATTCTCAAATTATCAAATGTTTGATATGATATGgggatttttatttgttttagttgaAAATGAAGGCACTCTGAAGTATCTGGCTAATGTTTATGCCAAGAATCATCCGAAGATGCACCTTGGCAACTCTGGATGCTCTGATAACAGGCAATGTATGCAACTTCCACACTTACTatcataaacaaaaaacaaacttaacattGTTTTACTTTCAGCAAATAATATTCCTGATGGAGTCATGAGggcagcagagagacagagtcaCATGGGCAGTATGAAGGTTTGCAGAAATTCTGTcaacatttgagttaaaatTGTACAGTCATCAGGTTTTGGTTTAACTTAAAATATATCTTGAATTTAATTTCTCCTAAAAGGACTTTAGTATGGATTTTGGTCACTGTCCTGAAATTACAGTGTACACAGGCTGCTGTCTGTTCCCCCCGCCTGACCAGTTGGCCACACTTTGGGCAGAGAACAAGAAAGCTCTTCTTAGCATGCTGGTGGAGGTAAGCATaaagattttaataaaacaatatagaAACTTAATATTAACCAGGGAATTAAGATATACCTGTATTTTTTACCAGGTCCATAAAGGGGTGCGAGGTGTTGTGCGAGATAAGAGTGGAAAGCCTATTCCTGATGCCATCATTGTACTAAATGGTGGGGTTAGAGTCTTTACAGGAGAAGGAGGCTACTTCCATGCACTTCTTGAACCAGGCAGCCATAGCATTGAAGCTGTTGCAGAGGGCTACCAACAACAACGTCTGGAGGTAAACAGtggcaaaaatatattaaaaaattataCTTTATTTGCTCAAAGTTTAATGTCTGTAGTTAACAGGGACATGCAGATACCAAAAGAAAAATGCCACTCCTTGACATTGataattcataaaacatttgctttttgtttttaaacactgaaacacaattAAAAATACTTTCTGTATTTCTAACCGAAAGAAGATAGCTCCATATCCTCTATGTCTATGAATGGTGTGGGTTGAAGTATACAAAATCTTTCAGTAACTTCAAGCTTTTTATCAGGTTCCTCTGAAATATGAAGTGTCGGGTAGGCTAGTTCCTCAAAAAGGTGTTCCTTAACCGTGCGTCCCAGTTGAAGGCTGTAAGGAGCAAGCTTTCCAcaagagtgaaagagaagagggtCTACCACAGAATGATAGGTATTCTGGTACTCCGGTACAGTGAACCCATGGATCAGAAGAGGCTGTGTCACAGTGATCGTGGGGTTGCCGTGTTCCTTGTGCACATCTGTGCTGGGCAAACGGAGCTCTGGAAGAACTGCAGCATTCTTTATATACCTGTCCTCTAAGGACTTCTGAGATTCTGCTTCACTTTCAATGTCAGAAGTATATTTCGATGCCAGCGTACAATGTCTCTTCTTAGTAGTTTCACCATACTTTTTTGGAGACCGGATAGTATGTCTTAGGCCATAGGGACTCATATCACTTTCCTGCAATTTAATTAGCAATCAATTCATTTGTATTAATAGATTCACAATGATGAAGACACTCACCCGTTTTTTAGAAACCCTCCATGTTTGCAGGAAACCTGAGTTAAGTAGACACAGCTGCAGCTAATTGGCTTGTTATGTTAGCTTTGCTCATGACATTAAAATTGATTAAGACACTGAAGGATTGTCCACATGCAAATACTTCCTTCACCCTATGTATGTTATTTGAACTGCttctttattgttttttcaGGTGGCGGTGTCTTCATATGAAGCAGCAAACTGGATACTTATTGAGTTTGACATGGATAATAGCATATTCGGGCTACCAAGAGAGTTTGTGGTTGCCAGTGCAGGTAAAATTTTGTCTTTATAACTTCATATACTCAAGAAATTActtatgtttttaattactatatatacatatttctaTAACTATTTCATCATCCCAATATCAAacttaaatgcaaataaattgtTAAAAAGAAGCTAATTAGTCCTTTGTCTCTCGGCCTTTGCAGCTGCATCCATGACTGCATTAGTGGTAACGGCATGCATCATCTGGTGTGTATGTGCTGCCAAATCCAACCGCCAAAAAGACGGGTTCCACCGTCTGCGCCAGCATCGTGATGATTATGAAGATGAAATTCGGCTCACGTCAATGGGCTCCAAGAAATCCCTGCTCTCACACGAGTTTCAAGATGAGAGTGAAAGTGATGAAGAGACGTTGTATGCCAACAAAATCTGACCACGCTTTGAAATCAAAGGATAACTGTTGTATCATATTCTTTTTAATTTCAAATTGAAGCCCTTGTAACAAGGAACTGATTTATGATTACAAACTGATGGTGAAAGATGCTGTTTTCAGCATCACCACAAGTGACGGAATGCTCACTTTTCTACTGTGCCCACTGGAGAATTCCTGTTTAACTGGTTTGACTCTTAAGAGAGTGGCTTGGAGTGGATGAAGTTGGAAGAATGCTGCTCATTTCCTGATCAGATTGACCAAGACTGAACTTAACTGGATGTTCCTGGATTAAAATAAACTTCTCaacatttgttttagttttgggaATGAACTCTTGAAGCAGCGAGCAGCTATACCATTTCAAATGTTAAATAGTTCCTTTTTATCCTATACTGTGCCTTGGCTTTTGTAACATTACAGCCTGATTGGGATTGTAGTATGTagtcagaaaacaaaacacttctCACGGGGCGGTAGAACCAgtgataaataattaaattattactttttgttgcactgtttcTGTCCAGATGCTGTGCTAGCCATTGTGGGAAGTCAGTTTCCCAAATCATAGAACAATGTGAATATTTTGAAATTTGTTAAAAAGTTAGTGTCTCATTTGAGTGCAATCATTACAATAATTGTTTGGATGCCAGCATATCTGTGAAAGTTGGATGAATAAAGGCAAATGTTTTGGGCTGATATGGCTTTCAGCTGAACAGAATCTGAGAGAAAGTCTGCATCTGTTTTACATGTCTAATGTGTGAATGGACTTGTGTGATGTGGATATTTTTATATGAACTACTGGAGACAGATGTATAAATCTGCATTTGGTAATGTCAGACTTTTTGTAAGCTTTTTGTGGTCATCACCATCATGTTCAGAGACTAAATAAAGATCCGGGTCGTGATTAACAGTTGctttggatattttttgttatGGTTTATGCATAGTCCCACTAGATGTCACTGTTAAGAAATGAATAATGTTTGTGTTCATTATTAGTATCACGTGACACACCCCGGAAGTTGGTGACGTCGCAGAAAAACAAAGATGGCGGGGATAGGGAACAGCGGCTACTGGGAAGGTAAGTCCGTACAAAATGTACGTGTTATTCTCTTCTGTCTCGACATCAGTTGGGTGTATGCTGTATTATCTGGTCGGTGATGTATCTCATCGTGTCAGTGTCATTTTGCTAAGCGTGTGCCGTTGTGTGTGCGTCTGAGGGCAGGGCAGGTCGGGGACAGCAGACTCACATATGACACACCGTTCAAGTTCTTGTTAAGCTGTTAAATCAGTTTCTCCCATACAATTTACAGTCAATATTTGGTCATATTCAATATAAGTACACAATTTCCAGGTTTGTTTAGGGTGCCATTCTTGGCCAATTCCGTATATAAATAAGGCAAGTTGAACACAAATAATTTGACAGTTGTGGTGGCCCAAATATTTCATCTTTAGCGTTACGTCTCTCACAGATCTCCGGAAACAGGCGAGACAACTGGAAAACGAACTCGACCTGAAGTTGGTTTCCTTCAGCAAACTCTGCACCAGCTACAGCAGCTGCAGAGATGCTCGCCGATCAGACACGTAAGGCTTCCACTGCACAGCAACACCGTTAAAGATGCAAGTAACGTTtctcctccacctgtttgtctccatggagatgttattgctctgcatggaatgttccgcagtatggcactaaacttatctatttttcACATGTATTCCTTTAGAAGTGTTTCTTACTTTGAGCTGAATCCCGTCTTCACAGATTTGTAACTTGGCCCTGTGGCGTCACCAGTTTGTCTGTCCCCATCTCCATACCCatgctgtggaacttttcaggcaaGCATTAACATTCccaaagagacaagcagatggtgacCCCCCTACCAGAAAAataagttacactgtgcacacATTAACACAGAAGGTAAGGTACATTGATTCAGATTAGAGTTACACTTTGTATCAGTATGGACAAGCTTATGCTCTAGTTTCTCTtgagatattattattaatgtgagTGGGCATTGATAATCCAGTTGTTATTCTTTTTGATAGAAACAAGCATTGGCATAATTTAAACAGTATTTGCTTGCATTATTCTGTGTATCTTCTCAACACAGGTCTGACACAACACCTCTACTCAACAACTCGACCCAGGACAGGATGTTTGACACAATGTCAGTGGAGCT
This Periophthalmus magnuspinnatus isolate fPerMag1 chromosome 13, fPerMag1.2.pri, whole genome shotgun sequence DNA region includes the following protein-coding sequences:
- the cpda gene encoding carboxypeptidase D, whose product is MAHVSLGFPLAPKLPLCFLVFLVSCVDARVRRSQATTESLETYGKYYNYEELSHLLHSLSQTYPLITNLSSIGQSVQGRELWVMRITKDPNMDTPGLPKFKYVGNMHGDETVSRQVLVYLIEYLLANYGEEQRVSELVNTTDIYIMPSMNPDGFEKSKEGDCAGNNGGRNNAKDFDLNRSFPDQYAEANFKLEDIPEVIAMMRWIQEKKFVLSANLHGGTVVASYPFDDSASHETRGHYSRAADDALFRYLALVYSSNHPVMKTGHPNCIDIKYETFKDGITNGAEWYDVPGGMQDYNYLYGNCLEITVELSCCKHPKADELPNEWSMNKESLLAYMEQVHIGVRGFVKEAIGGAAITNASIIVDGIQHNLTTGMYGDYYRLLLPGTYNITAMAPGYISMTVQSVQVSEGKATKLNFTLAPISETAASATLSPPMTSDAHISSITMSTTESTANKSDSSLDNKNTPPVLPTQLQPVQPQEFRHHNFADMELFLRKYSSEFPAITHLYSVGHSVEDRELYVLVISDNPKVHEHGEPEFKYVANMHGNEVVGRELMLNLIEYLCRNYGTDPEVTSLVNNTRIHIMPSMNPDGYEVATEGDVEGYNGRNNSNNFDLNRNFPDQFVTITEPKQPETIAVMNWLKSIPFVLSANLHGGSLVVNYPYDDNKEMVTQYSQCPDDEVFQQLSKTYSQENPMMHNGHPCENLYKNEYFTEGITNGANWYNVPGGMQDWNYLNTNCFEVTIELGCVKYPWAKDLPGYWEQNRRALLNFIHQVHTGVKGTVSDISDGTGILNATISVQGIDHNITTALTGDYWRLLTPGTYSITASAHGYKQVKTYATVSKDGVEVVDFRLKRLLSDTNRPAHSGLQPTQNPSEKEFQSLIKELSLGQGLDQLVKNTATESSFRYRHYKEMSAFMRGLTLNFPKITSLRSLGQSVEIRTIWALEISNRPGEAEPSEPKIRFVAGIHGNAPVGTELLLEFAALLCINYGKNPTITRLINDTRIVIVPSINPDGREQAVEKQCTSAQGLTNAHGKDLDTDFFGNASQRVVEAQPETRAMMDLIQEKGYTLSVALDGGSLVATYPYDKPVQTVENEGTLKYLANVYAKNHPKMHLGNSGCSDNRQSNNIPDGVMRAAERQSHMGSMKDFSMDFGHCPEITVYTGCCLFPPPDQLATLWAENKKALLSMLVEVHKGVRGVVRDKSGKPIPDAIIVLNGGVRVFTGEGGYFHALLEPGSHSIEAVAEGYQQQRLEVAVSSYEAANWILIEFDMDNSIFGLPREFVVASAAASMTALVVTACIIWCVCAAKSNRQKDGFHRLRQHRDDYEDEIRLTSMGSKKSLLSHEFQDESESDEETLYANKI